From a region of the Methanobacterium sp. genome:
- a CDS encoding pantoate kinase: MNCSVFVPSHLTGFFEIIDNKDPLKKGSRGAGVVMDKGVLTRTKISDGKGIQIKINGKNDPVNATITEKTIEIIKRGFNLDDKKILIKHEVQVPAGAGFGTSAAFALGTAFGLSNLLNLPLTFNRAAQIAHIAEVEMKSGLGDVIGEISGGMVLRLKEGAPGIGITDKLLVDESEELFVIFKTFGEINTADIIEDPRYKKKINKIGRNLLQELIKDPKPRKFMELSRKFAENTELMSTEVKETVEILEDETMGASMAMLGNTAFAISKREDTSIEDAIVAKLNHDGLKFL; this comes from the coding sequence ATGAATTGTTCTGTATTTGTTCCTTCCCATCTTACTGGCTTTTTTGAAATAATAGATAACAAGGACCCCCTTAAAAAAGGTTCCAGAGGTGCTGGAGTTGTTATGGATAAAGGAGTCCTAACCAGAACAAAAATAAGTGATGGAAAGGGGATACAGATTAAGATTAATGGCAAAAATGACCCTGTAAATGCTACAATCACAGAAAAAACCATCGAAATTATTAAAAGGGGTTTTAATTTGGATGATAAAAAAATACTCATAAAACATGAGGTTCAGGTACCTGCTGGCGCTGGCTTTGGAACATCTGCTGCTTTTGCCCTTGGAACAGCATTTGGACTTTCGAATTTACTTAATCTGCCTTTAACATTTAACAGGGCGGCTCAAATTGCCCACATTGCTGAGGTCGAAATGAAAAGCGGTTTAGGAGATGTTATAGGGGAAATATCGGGTGGAATGGTTTTAAGACTTAAAGAAGGGGCTCCAGGAATTGGAATAACTGATAAATTATTAGTAGATGAATCAGAAGAACTTTTTGTTATCTTTAAAACATTTGGAGAAATTAACACCGCAGATATAATTGAAGACCCACGTTATAAAAAGAAAATCAATAAAATAGGAAGAAATTTGCTACAAGAACTTATTAAAGATCCCAAACCACGAAAATTCATGGAATTATCCAGAAAATTTGCTGAAAACACCGAACTTATGAGTACTGAAGTTAAAGAGACAGTTGAGATACTTGAAGATGAAACAATGGGAGCATCCATGGCTATGCTTGGAAATACTGCCTTTGCTATTTCTAAAAGAGAGGACACAAGCATTGAAGATGCAATAGTTGCAAAACTTAACCATGATGGATTAAAATTTTTATAA
- a CDS encoding ATP-grasp domain-containing protein — MKNILVAGINTRPVACSAKKMGHTVYSVDYFCTKDLVKCSDYLRCILNQLPYESCGNYADTFDPNMLQKYADEVVDDVDYILCSAGAVPDNFPESKIIGNKKIMHVENKYNLYKLLKNKFQVPKTFLVSSYREAFEIAESFEDKKFIVKPVIGAGGKDIRRFEETTGNSDFSKFILQEFIEGESISASVLSTKNDAKTILTSRQIIGNSLLGQRDEFAYCGNVVPHSDDHQIKRTAEEIIKELSLVGSNGVDMIQGEDELFIIEVNPRFQGTLECAEEVLGINMFDAHFKASTGTIIDIPEPKRYAAKMVVFAKWCSIAGDLNIEGVYDIPEKNVIIEKDEPAATVVVSGATLEDTINKAQKTVNKVYDLLYPYPQKILARNIST; from the coding sequence ATGAAAAACATTCTTGTTGCAGGTATTAATACACGACCTGTGGCCTGTTCTGCAAAGAAAATGGGACATACTGTTTATTCTGTAGATTATTTTTGTACAAAAGACCTGGTTAAATGTTCTGACTATCTTCGATGTATTTTAAACCAGTTACCATACGAATCTTGCGGAAATTATGCAGATACATTTGATCCAAACATGCTTCAAAAATATGCAGATGAAGTAGTGGATGATGTGGATTATATTTTATGCAGCGCTGGAGCAGTCCCTGATAATTTCCCGGAATCTAAAATTATCGGAAATAAAAAAATAATGCACGTGGAAAATAAATATAACCTCTATAAATTGCTTAAAAATAAATTCCAGGTTCCAAAAACCTTTTTAGTATCGTCTTACAGGGAAGCATTTGAAATAGCAGAAAGCTTTGAAGATAAGAAATTCATTGTTAAACCAGTAATAGGTGCGGGAGGTAAAGACATCCGCCGCTTTGAAGAAACCACTGGAAACTCTGATTTTAGCAAATTCATACTGCAGGAATTTATAGAAGGAGAAAGTATCAGTGCATCAGTTTTATCAACAAAAAATGATGCTAAAACAATTCTAACAAGCAGACAGATAATAGGAAATAGTCTGCTGGGGCAGAGGGATGAATTTGCCTACTGTGGAAATGTAGTGCCCCATTCAGATGATCATCAGATAAAAAGGACAGCAGAAGAGATTATAAAGGAATTATCTCTTGTAGGATCAAATGGTGTGGACATGATTCAAGGAGAAGATGAATTATTTATTATTGAGGTCAATCCAAGATTTCAAGGTACACTGGAATGTGCTGAGGAAGTTTTAGGTATAAATATGTTTGATGCACATTTCAAAGCATCTACTGGAACAATAATTGACATCCCTGAGCCAAAAAGATATGCTGCTAAAATGGTCGTGTTTGCTAAATGGTGCTCAATTGCAGGGGATTTAAATATTGAAGGAGTATATGATATTCCTGAAAAAAATGTGATAATTGAAAAGGACGAACCTGCTGCAACTGTTGTGGTAAGTGGTGCAACACTTGAAGATACAATTAATAAGGCTCAAAAAACTGTAAATAAAGTTTATGACCTGCTTTATCCATATCCACAAAAAATACTTGCCAGAAATATCAGTACTTAA
- a CDS encoding DUF22 domain-containing protein, with product MVRIITRLDEVKKEYTELEELALGDFKVGTIIGKLRAIIAARDIEIKANEARSIKIKQIKIPANHITFLAAYASNRYGHTVAVGEEIPLPMALEKTVDRAFFLAGFDGSIKKDDLLGVLILLPVEVMR from the coding sequence ATGGTTAGAATAATTACAAGACTTGATGAAGTTAAAAAAGAGTATACAGAACTTGAAGAACTTGCATTAGGTGATTTTAAGGTAGGTACCATTATCGGCAAGCTCAGGGCCATAATTGCAGCTCGAGATATTGAAATTAAAGCTAATGAAGCCAGATCAATTAAAATCAAGCAGATTAAAATCCCAGCTAACCACATCACTTTTTTAGCTGCCTATGCATCAAACAGGTATGGACATACAGTTGCAGTGGGAGAAGAAATACCTCTCCCCATGGCCCTGGAAAAAACAGTTGACCGTGCTTTTTTCCTTGCAGGCTTTGATGGTAGCATAAAGAAAGATGATTTACTGGGAGTTTTGATTCTTCTTCCAGTAGAGGTAATGAGATAA
- a CDS encoding M48 family metalloprotease — MNEELKSRNYFIDTEISPQYQNEVLKFIQKNYLKVRPEYFKEIKKSGVNGLNQLSFISMDPKKDFSVKVTVKAGDPVELVLDDNNAPESFLESIKDDLYFLISSFEENVLSSTLYFSWIEGDDIIPEEPPTARKKSGNVLFGSSLLLLYVLFFAVNIFLFILLGLLFAVIAILVIQFLIVIFADKILLMSSNWKITSENPYLHILEYQLPVGEYMEFQKKFGKESILKMKNEIYERTLAQKRKPTCEVGDDVLKNYGFHCNPKNSVYKVINVYDIVKKAADSFNLPVPQITISNTMIPNAAATGPTPKRGLVLITTGLLVHLNEEEALTVIGHEMGHLQGRDPLILFGLITGEFLLRFTVLWPVVIINPFLYLIVAFAAIFFVAKFFETRADLLSAIKIGKPKILAAALRKIAFRRLQLERISRSKIPGWLAFDPHPPIYFRIDQLERMKTPVNVRNPLIQSARNVFNGFIAAFR, encoded by the coding sequence ATGAATGAAGAATTAAAATCCAGGAATTATTTTATTGATACAGAAATATCTCCGCAATACCAGAATGAAGTTCTAAAATTCATACAAAAGAATTATCTTAAAGTGCGTCCGGAATATTTTAAAGAAATTAAAAAATCAGGTGTTAATGGGCTTAATCAACTTTCATTTATCTCCATGGATCCAAAAAAGGATTTTAGTGTAAAAGTTACAGTTAAAGCAGGGGATCCTGTTGAACTGGTTTTAGATGATAATAATGCACCTGAAAGCTTTTTAGAATCAATTAAAGATGACCTGTATTTTTTGATTTCTTCATTTGAAGAAAATGTACTGAGCTCTACATTATACTTTTCATGGATTGAAGGAGATGATATCATCCCTGAAGAGCCTCCAACAGCCAGAAAAAAGTCAGGGAATGTGCTTTTTGGAAGCAGCTTACTTTTACTCTATGTGCTATTTTTTGCAGTTAACATTTTTCTTTTCATTTTACTGGGACTGCTCTTTGCTGTAATTGCAATTCTGGTAATACAGTTTTTAATTGTAATTTTTGCAGATAAAATCCTTTTAATGAGCAGTAACTGGAAAATAACTTCTGAAAATCCTTATCTTCACATACTGGAGTATCAACTGCCTGTTGGAGAATATATGGAATTTCAAAAGAAGTTTGGTAAAGAAAGTATTTTGAAGATGAAAAATGAAATTTATGAGAGAACTCTGGCTCAAAAAAGAAAGCCTACATGTGAAGTTGGAGACGATGTTTTAAAAAACTATGGATTTCATTGCAATCCTAAAAACAGTGTTTATAAAGTAATAAATGTCTACGATATTGTAAAAAAGGCAGCAGATAGCTTCAATTTACCTGTACCTCAGATAACAATATCCAACACCATGATACCAAATGCAGCAGCCACTGGACCAACACCAAAGAGGGGTCTGGTACTTATTACAACAGGACTACTTGTTCATCTAAACGAAGAAGAGGCTTTGACTGTTATTGGACATGAAATGGGACATCTTCAAGGGAGAGACCCTTTAATACTCTTTGGTTTAATAACTGGAGAATTCCTGCTGCGGTTTACAGTCCTATGGCCAGTAGTCATTATTAACCCCTTCCTGTATTTAATCGTTGCATTTGCAGCTATTTTCTTTGTGGCTAAATTCTTTGAAACACGAGCAGACCTTTTATCTGCAATTAAAATTGGAAAGCCAAAAATACTTGCAGCAGCACTTAGAAAAATAGCTTTTAGGAGACTTCAACTGGAGAGGATCTCCAGATCAAAAATTCCGGGCTGGCTGGCATTTGATCCTCATCCACCTATTTATTTTAGAATAGATCAACTTGAGAGGATGAAAACGCCTGTAAATGTAAGAAATCCCCTTATACAATCTGCAAGAAATGTGTTTAATGGTTTTATTGCTGCATTCAGGTGA
- a CDS encoding histidinol phosphate phosphatase domain-containing protein, whose product MNKRIDLHMHSIFSDGELLPSEIARRASVLNHEAIAITDHVDASNIDCVRRIRKVILDIKNNWDIEVIPGAEITHAPVEIIGKLVSKARKLGAEIIVVHGETLVEPVIEGTNMAALNCPEVDILAHPGLITHKEAELAKENNIALEISSRRGHSLSNGHVAKVALEVGANLVLDTDAHSPGDIIPYETAYKLALGAGIPKKHVSTILRDNPVEILQNKDLL is encoded by the coding sequence ATAAATAAAAGGATAGACCTTCACATGCACAGCATATTCAGCGACGGTGAGCTTTTACCTTCTGAAATTGCAAGAAGAGCCAGCGTACTGAACCACGAGGCAATTGCAATTACTGATCACGTGGATGCATCAAATATTGATTGTGTTAGACGAATACGGAAAGTAATACTGGACATAAAAAACAACTGGGATATAGAAGTGATTCCTGGAGCTGAAATCACCCATGCACCTGTAGAAATAATAGGAAAACTTGTAAGTAAGGCTCGAAAGCTTGGAGCAGAAATCATCGTTGTTCACGGCGAAACCCTGGTTGAACCAGTGATTGAGGGGACCAACATGGCTGCTTTAAACTGTCCTGAAGTAGACATACTGGCACATCCCGGGCTTATTACCCACAAAGAAGCAGAACTTGCAAAAGAAAACAATATAGCACTTGAAATAAGCTCCAGAAGAGGACACAGCCTTTCAAACGGTCATGTTGCTAAGGTAGCGCTTGAAGTTGGTGCAAATCTTGTTTTAGATACTGATGCACATTCACCTGGAGATATCATACCCTACGAAACTGCATATAAATTAGCATTAGGCGCTGGAATACCAAAAAAACATGTTTCAACTATTTTAAGGGATAATCCTGTTGAAATTTTACAGAATAAAGATTTATTATAA
- a CDS encoding glycerophosphodiester phosphodiesterase family protein, with protein sequence MKIIAHRGASFFEPENTFRAYRKAIEMGADFIEVDVRLSKDKEPVIMHDADVGRTTNGKGLVKDFNLEELKKLDAGYHHKNEISAGPGEQVPTFEEVIKLVKNKIGLVVEIKEPGIEGSIIKKIEDSGLENTILTSFFHKSVKNVRKSSLNIDAGIIFVGEPVNVHKLAADAGANVIFPSYRYMTEELVKNAKNHGLTVYPWTIDDPQTFKRFANMGVDGIVTNKLF encoded by the coding sequence ATGAAAATTATAGCTCATAGAGGTGCATCTTTTTTTGAGCCTGAAAATACATTTAGGGCTTATAGAAAAGCAATAGAGATGGGTGCAGATTTTATTGAGGTAGATGTGCGTTTAAGTAAAGATAAAGAACCTGTAATAATGCACGATGCTGATGTGGGCAGGACAACTAATGGAAAGGGACTGGTGAAGGATTTTAATCTGGAAGAACTTAAAAAACTTGATGCAGGCTATCACCACAAAAATGAAATTTCTGCAGGCCCTGGAGAACAGGTTCCAACCTTTGAAGAAGTTATAAAACTTGTAAAAAATAAAATCGGCCTTGTTGTGGAGATTAAAGAACCAGGTATAGAGGGTAGTATAATAAAAAAAATAGAGGATAGTGGTCTGGAAAATACTATTTTAACCTCATTTTTCCATAAATCAGTGAAAAATGTTAGAAAATCATCATTGAATATTGATGCTGGAATAATCTTTGTGGGAGAGCCGGTAAATGTTCATAAATTAGCTGCTGATGCTGGTGCCAACGTGATTTTTCCAAGTTACAGATATATGACTGAAGAACTTGTTAAAAACGCCAAAAATCATGGTCTAACTGTTTATCCCTGGACAATAGATGATCCTCAAACATTTAAGAGATTCGCTAATATGGGTGTTGACGGAATCGTGACCAACAAACTATTTTAA
- a CDS encoding 2,5-diamino-6-(ribosylamino)-4(3H)-pyrimidinone 5'-phosphate reductase: MKPYVILNAAMTLDGKIATKTGSSEISGKRDLIRVHNLRKEMDAIMVGINTLLADDPRLTVHKIDAEVEDNPVRIVVDSYARTPLNSRILNREAPAIIAAAENADPEKVKELEKKATVLKCGKDRVDLKLLMKELSKTGINALMLEGGSTLNYSMLENGLVDEVRVCIAPMIAGGVQSKTLVDGEGIDQMKNAIKLKLIKSYSLGPDLILEYKVINRIFKI, from the coding sequence ATGAAGCCTTATGTAATATTAAATGCTGCAATGACCCTTGACGGTAAAATAGCCACTAAAACAGGCAGTTCTGAAATTTCTGGCAAGAGAGATCTAATCAGGGTCCATAATCTTCGAAAGGAAATGGATGCCATAATGGTGGGCATAAATACGCTGCTTGCTGACGATCCAAGGCTCACCGTACATAAAATAGATGCAGAAGTAGAAGATAATCCTGTAAGGATAGTTGTTGATAGCTATGCAAGGACTCCACTGAATTCTCGTATTTTAAATAGGGAGGCACCTGCAATAATTGCTGCAGCAGAAAATGCTGACCCTGAAAAAGTTAAAGAACTGGAAAAAAAGGCAACTGTACTGAAGTGCGGTAAAGACAGAGTTGATCTTAAATTATTGATGAAAGAGCTTTCAAAAACTGGAATAAATGCATTGATGCTTGAAGGAGGGTCAACACTGAATTATTCAATGCTTGAAAATGGCCTTGTTGATGAAGTGAGAGTATGTATAGCTCCAATGATTGCAGGGGGAGTACAATCAAAAACTCTTGTTGATGGTGAAGGTATTGACCAGATGAAGAATGCGATTAAATTAAAATTAATAAAAAGTTATTCTCTGGGCCCTGATTTGATTCTGGAGTATAAGGTGATTAATCGAATATTTAAAATTTAA
- a CDS encoding cation:proton antiporter, which translates to MEIFLLKDIATIFVLSVLVLYLFQRIKVSAIVGFFITGILAGPGGFGLVKAVSEVQLLAEIGVIFLLFTIGMEFSLEKFSQLRRSVLLGGSLQIALTFLAVFLITHFSGLSTKESIFIGFLISLSSTAIVLKLLQDKDEMDSPQGHTSLGILIFQDIAVVPMILFIPLLAGAAENLNVDIFVFLLELAVIIFFITAGTKWIIPWVLYHIARLQSRELFILSVIAICLSITWLTTVIGISPALGAFLAGLMISNTEHSHQALGSILPFRDVFISFFFISIGMLFNINFFFQYFFVIFLIVAGVLILKSLIASIVTAILGFSFRIIVLVGLILSQIGEFSFILAATGIQYNLLSESSYQIFISLSVITMAVTPFILNSSPFIVRNLLKLPVPEKLKTGSYPMRISEKLKLEDHVVIVGYGVNGRNVARATKTADIPYLVVEMNPEIVKKEKEEGESIYYGDATHETVLRHANIENARVLVVAISDPFATQKITGSARRLNEGVYIIVRTRYIQNMDELYNLGADEVIPEEFETSVEIFSRVLTKYLVPSEEINEFTSRIRLDHYEMFRDLAINGTSICNLKRCPSNVEISLFQVQKDSAVEGKSILETGLESGYDVNVLAIFKNSNKNEILPNPDKNTIFYVDDTAVLLGSPENISKAAVLFHKK; encoded by the coding sequence ATGGAAATATTTCTGTTAAAAGATATAGCCACTATTTTTGTATTATCAGTACTGGTACTGTATCTTTTTCAACGTATCAAAGTTTCAGCCATTGTAGGTTTCTTTATAACCGGTATACTGGCAGGCCCTGGTGGATTTGGTCTTGTAAAGGCTGTAAGCGAAGTCCAGCTTTTAGCAGAAATAGGTGTTATTTTTTTACTGTTTACAATTGGTATGGAATTTTCACTTGAAAAATTTTCACAGCTTAGAAGATCGGTTTTATTAGGTGGATCACTCCAGATTGCATTGACTTTTTTAGCAGTATTTCTCATAACTCATTTTTCAGGTTTAAGCACTAAAGAATCGATATTTATTGGATTTCTTATTTCTTTAAGTAGTACTGCTATCGTACTTAAACTTCTTCAAGATAAAGATGAAATGGACAGCCCTCAGGGGCATACATCTCTTGGAATCCTGATTTTTCAAGATATTGCTGTAGTACCTATGATTCTGTTTATACCGTTACTTGCAGGAGCTGCAGAAAATTTAAATGTTGATATATTTGTTTTCCTTCTGGAATTAGCAGTAATAATATTTTTTATTACAGCAGGTACAAAATGGATTATTCCATGGGTTCTATATCATATTGCCCGTTTACAAAGCCGTGAACTCTTTATACTCAGTGTTATTGCAATATGTTTATCCATTACATGGTTAACTACTGTAATAGGTATTTCTCCGGCTTTAGGAGCATTTTTAGCAGGCTTAATGATTTCCAATACTGAACACAGCCACCAGGCACTTGGTAGCATCCTTCCATTCAGAGATGTTTTCATAAGCTTCTTTTTTATATCTATCGGAATGCTATTTAACATTAATTTCTTCTTTCAGTATTTTTTTGTAATTTTTTTAATAGTTGCAGGTGTATTGATTCTTAAATCATTAATTGCAAGTATAGTAACAGCTATTTTAGGGTTTTCATTCCGTATTATTGTTTTAGTTGGGCTGATACTCAGTCAAATTGGTGAATTTTCATTTATTCTGGCTGCAACAGGTATTCAATACAATCTACTTTCTGAAAGCAGCTATCAAATATTTATAAGCCTTTCTGTTATAACAATGGCTGTAACTCCTTTTATTTTGAATTCATCTCCTTTTATTGTCAGGAATTTATTAAAATTACCAGTACCAGAAAAATTAAAAACAGGTTCTTATCCTATGCGTATATCAGAAAAATTAAAATTGGAAGATCATGTTGTTATAGTGGGATATGGAGTAAATGGTAGAAATGTGGCAAGAGCAACGAAAACTGCTGATATTCCCTACCTGGTTGTTGAAATGAATCCTGAAATAGTAAAAAAAGAAAAGGAAGAGGGTGAATCTATCTATTATGGTGATGCAACTCATGAAACAGTGCTTCGACATGCAAATATTGAAAATGCCCGAGTTCTTGTAGTGGCCATTTCTGATCCATTTGCAACTCAAAAAATAACAGGGTCAGCACGAAGATTAAATGAGGGAGTATATATCATTGTAAGAACTCGTTATATCCAGAATATGGATGAATTATATAATTTAGGTGCAGATGAAGTAATTCCTGAAGAATTTGAAACTTCTGTAGAAATATTCAGTAGAGTACTGACCAAATATCTTGTTCCATCAGAAGAGATCAATGAATTCACATCCAGAATCCGTCTTGATCATTATGAAATGTTCCGTGACCTTGCTATAAATGGCACATCCATTTGCAACTTAAAAAGATGCCCGTCCAACGTTGAAATAAGTTTATTTCAGGTTCAAAAAGATTCTGCAGTGGAGGGGAAATCAATTCTTGAAACAGGACTTGAAAGTGGATATGATGTTAACGTGCTTGCAATATTTAAAAACTCAAATAAAAATGAAATTTTACCAAATCCCGATAAAAATACCATATTTTATGTCGATGACACTGCAGTACTGCTTGGATCACCTGAAAACATTTCTAAAGCAGCAGTTTTATTCCATAAAAAATAA
- a CDS encoding DUF61 family protein: MSSMDRGDNLVKKQILSLNRHLPRRRKNLAELLEEETPYVIGVDGTRHRFKISEIKKLAAFIEEKDYRNLKLPIYIEIDSTSGGGSRITGRLETEIICRILEIEPCKSELFIYRPDIKGLRKEFPTATQYIFLVR; encoded by the coding sequence ATGAGCAGTATGGATCGTGGAGATAATTTAGTAAAAAAGCAGATTTTAAGTTTAAATCGACATCTTCCAAGAAGGCGAAAAAACCTTGCAGAACTCCTTGAAGAAGAAACCCCATATGTAATAGGCGTTGATGGCACAAGACACAGATTTAAAATCTCTGAAATTAAAAAATTAGCTGCTTTTATAGAAGAGAAAGATTACAGGAATTTAAAGCTTCCAATCTATATAGAAATTGATTCCACTTCAGGAGGAGGATCAAGAATCACAGGAAGATTAGAAACAGAGATTATATGCAGAATATTAGAAATAGAACCATGTAAAAGTGAACTTTTTATATACAGGCCAGATATAAAGGGACTCCGGAAGGAGTTTCCAACAGCTACTCAGTATATCTTTTTAGTAAGATAG
- a CDS encoding DEAD/DEAH box helicase: MIEYPDFENIVVNVLERDIRPFINKEQHKAIKAPLNISLLIAAGPGSGKTTVMVLKILKFIFIDNIHPSSILATTFTRKAALELKSRVIKWGNKLKNEFRNDPKYFYFRDYLNSVDFKKVTIGTIDSISEEVLRKNNRLENSSYAIIEDFIANSLMIKTGLVDQKLQNDRQLKSFLNHIRGTKSQLNLSTMSQILLEIKDRAHHDRIDLKKFIEKYEHPGAQKAFKAITCYEDDLKKRSLLDFSMLEEEFLRKLQNNELHNFLEHIKIVMVDEYQDTNLLQESIYFEIAESAVKNGGSMIVVGDDDQSLYRFRGATVDLFKDFKDRIGFKLDLKPQFINLSQNYRSTENIVDFCNSYIHLDEKFQKARVKGKGSIISARKKPYENFPVLGMFRDDIKTLATDLADFIHKVVQKEGSPRDIALLCSSPLEQDFKGNSRLPYLLKDELCKFNPQISVFNPRGQHLGRIPLVELICGLILECIDPESEVQKTLKIPRNAILNIKAWRAKALNYMDHPENTGNILIFKDTWKYELKQDKGETEISIVDIISKIIKLMPEIQDDNELVYVEVITKTIVQTGLCSDFSANIILGNGYEINRDSVIEAIWNIFVPIALGAVTVDLDILEDIPKNRVNIMSIHQSKGLEFPIVIVDVGSDFKMNYAYHSFRRFPGTPGKSCTIEDKMREFSPIGKPGRRGLDRAFDDLIRQYFVAFSRAENILLLVGLNSVKNGYYFNSDTRYIPNVATGWDRDMEWGWKGLENIVHI, translated from the coding sequence ATGATTGAATATCCTGATTTTGAAAATATCGTTGTTAATGTGCTTGAAAGAGATATAAGACCTTTCATTAATAAAGAGCAGCATAAAGCTATTAAAGCACCATTAAACATTTCATTATTGATTGCTGCCGGTCCTGGAAGCGGTAAAACCACAGTCATGGTTCTTAAAATTCTAAAATTTATTTTTATTGATAATATTCATCCTTCAAGCATCCTTGCTACAACATTCACCAGAAAAGCAGCTTTAGAACTTAAATCAAGAGTTATAAAGTGGGGAAATAAACTTAAAAATGAGTTTAGAAACGATCCTAAATATTTTTATTTCAGGGACTATCTAAACTCAGTTGATTTTAAAAAGGTAACCATAGGAACAATTGACAGCATTTCAGAAGAGGTTTTAAGGAAAAATAACCGTTTAGAAAATTCCAGTTATGCAATAATTGAAGATTTCATTGCTAACTCGCTGATGATAAAAACTGGACTTGTAGATCAGAAACTGCAAAATGACAGACAGCTTAAAAGCTTCCTGAACCATATAAGAGGTACAAAATCACAATTAAATCTTTCAACCATGAGTCAGATATTACTGGAAATAAAAGACAGAGCTCACCATGATAGAATAGATTTAAAAAAGTTTATAGAAAAATATGAGCATCCAGGTGCACAAAAAGCATTTAAAGCCATCACCTGTTATGAGGATGATTTAAAAAAGAGGTCTCTACTTGATTTTTCAATGCTTGAAGAGGAATTTTTAAGAAAACTTCAAAACAATGAACTGCATAATTTCCTTGAACACATAAAAATAGTTATGGTGGATGAATATCAGGACACAAACCTTCTTCAAGAATCCATCTACTTTGAAATTGCAGAATCTGCGGTAAAAAATGGTGGAAGCATGATCGTTGTGGGTGATGATGATCAGTCACTTTACAGATTTAGGGGTGCCACAGTTGATCTTTTTAAAGATTTTAAGGATAGAATTGGTTTTAAATTAGATTTGAAGCCACAGTTTATAAATCTTTCACAGAATTACAGGTCTACAGAAAACATTGTGGATTTCTGCAACAGTTACATACATCTGGATGAAAAATTTCAAAAAGCACGGGTTAAAGGGAAAGGATCCATTATTTCTGCACGTAAAAAACCCTATGAGAATTTTCCAGTGCTTGGAATGTTTAGAGATGATATAAAAACCCTTGCAACAGATCTTGCAGATTTCATTCATAAAGTTGTTCAAAAAGAAGGTTCTCCCCGAGATATAGCATTATTATGCAGTTCACCGCTGGAACAGGATTTTAAAGGCAATTCCAGACTTCCATATCTATTAAAAGATGAATTATGTAAATTTAATCCTCAAATAAGTGTTTTTAATCCACGGGGCCAGCACTTAGGTCGTATACCGCTCGTTGAATTGATATGTGGGTTAATTTTAGAATGCATCGATCCAGAATCAGAGGTACAGAAAACACTGAAAATTCCTCGAAATGCAATTTTAAATATTAAAGCATGGCGTGCAAAGGCATTAAATTATATGGATCATCCAGAAAACACCGGAAACATTTTAATATTCAAAGATACATGGAAATATGAATTGAAACAGGATAAGGGAGAAACAGAAATTTCAATAGTAGATATTATCTCCAAAATCATAAAATTGATGCCTGAAATTCAGGATGATAACGAACTGGTCTATGTTGAAGTCATAACTAAAACCATTGTTCAAACAGGTTTATGCAGCGACTTTAGTGCAAATATTATTTTAGGAAATGGATATGAAATAAATAGAGATTCAGTAATTGAAGCTATCTGGAATATATTTGTTCCCATTGCACTTGGAGCTGTAACTGTTGATCTGGATATACTGGAAGATATTCCCAAAAACAGAGTGAATATCATGTCCATACACCAATCTAAAGGCCTTGAATTCCCTATTGTTATTGTTGATGTTGGATCTGATTTTAAAATGAATTATGCGTATCATTCATTTCGGAGATTTCCAGGCACACCTGGAAAATCATGCACAATTGAGGATAAGATGAGGGAATTTTCACCCATTGGAAAACCAGGTAGACGTGGTCTGGACAGGGCATTTGATGACCTTATAAGACAATATTTTGTGGCCTTTAGTAGAGCTGAAAATATTTTGCTTCTTGTAGGTCTTAATTCAGTTAAAAATGGTTATTATTTCAATAGTGATACCAGATACATCCCTAACGTGGCTACAGGGTGGGATAGAGATATGGAATGGGGTTGGAAGGGTCTTGAAAACATTGTTCATATTTAA